Proteins encoded in a region of the Paenibacillus sp. E222 genome:
- a CDS encoding MFS transporter gives MNNTATASSGERTAGIQEGLIVSLLGFTVVLVVMNTMMFNLALPKIAAEFMLSSVSSSWIVTGYSIVFAISSITFSRLSDFIPIRTLFTTGLTLLGAASVLGFFSNHFILLLIARLIQAAGAASVPGLAIVLITRYIPSDRRGKSMAVVMSASSLGLGLGPVIGGSITQFLGWHDLFIVTGLTLFLIPVFFKLLPSEMPQKGSFDLLGALLLAIGTTGVLLFLTSREWITLVIGAAALVLFWLRIRRAADPFVQPALFKNKKYMMLSSLGIVSYINNFSTLFLLPQILAHLYGLTPAQSGLVIFPGAIVSMLLSNRIGRMIDRHGNTQLLKFAPWLLLAAAGLFALFADDSIYAIMAVYILLSVGFSALTTSVSNELSGNLTMDQVGAGMGLFQLSQFFSGAFSVAVTGVALTAMQQLPLASAYTNIFWGMTVVALASIIFSQVYLRMQSRKKTVASH, from the coding sequence ATGAACAACACCGCAACTGCATCATCTGGGGAACGGACAGCAGGAATACAGGAAGGGTTAATCGTAAGTCTGCTTGGCTTCACGGTTGTGCTTGTCGTTATGAATACGATGATGTTCAATCTGGCCCTGCCCAAAATTGCAGCTGAATTTATGCTCTCATCTGTCTCTTCTTCCTGGATTGTCACCGGTTATTCTATCGTTTTTGCCATTTCCTCGATCACGTTCTCACGTCTATCGGATTTTATTCCGATTCGCACCCTGTTTACGACCGGTCTTACACTGCTTGGTGCGGCATCCGTTCTTGGTTTCTTCAGTAACCATTTTATCCTTCTGCTCATTGCACGTCTGATTCAGGCTGCGGGTGCAGCTTCTGTACCAGGGCTAGCTATCGTTCTTATTACTCGTTACATTCCAAGTGACCGCCGGGGTAAATCCATGGCTGTTGTCATGTCGGCCAGTTCACTGGGTCTTGGACTCGGGCCTGTGATCGGCGGCAGTATTACACAGTTTCTCGGATGGCATGATCTGTTCATCGTTACCGGACTAACCTTGTTTCTGATCCCTGTATTTTTCAAATTGCTTCCAAGTGAGATGCCGCAAAAGGGTTCATTCGACTTGCTCGGCGCACTGTTACTGGCGATCGGAACAACTGGCGTTCTGCTATTCCTGACTTCGCGTGAATGGATAACCCTCGTTATTGGTGCGGCTGCACTGGTTCTGTTCTGGTTACGAATTCGCCGTGCGGCTGATCCCTTTGTCCAACCGGCCCTGTTCAAAAACAAAAAATATATGATGCTCAGCTCCCTGGGGATTGTATCGTACATTAACAACTTCTCGACGCTGTTCCTGCTGCCGCAAATTCTGGCACATCTGTATGGCCTGACTCCGGCCCAGTCAGGGCTTGTCATCTTTCCGGGTGCAATCGTGTCCATGCTGTTATCCAATCGGATTGGCCGCATGATTGACCGACACGGCAATACTCAACTGCTCAAGTTCGCACCATGGTTGCTGCTCGCTGCTGCCGGACTGTTTGCTCTTTTTGCAGACGACAGCATCTATGCCATTATGGCCGTATACATTCTGCTTAGCGTAGGCTTCTCTGCACTAACAACGAGTGTATCCAATGAGTTGTCGGGCAATCTGACGATGGATCAGGTTGGTGCTGGCATGGGACTGTTCCAGCTCAGCCAGTTCTTCAGCGGTGCATTTAGTGTTGCGGTAACCGGCGTGGCATTGACAGCCATGCAGCAATTGCCATTAGCCTCGGCGTACACCAACATTTTCTGGGGTATGACCGTAGTTGCTCTGGCATCCATTATTTTCTCCCAGGTGTATCTGAGAATGCAGTCACGGAAGAAAACCGTCGCTTCACACTAA
- a CDS encoding helix-turn-helix transcriptional regulator — MKILHHPQVEDIELSSVLYALSDPIRLGIVTEAARNGEQPCSHFRAPVVKSTMSHHIRTLREAGVIRVRVQGTQHFLTLRSEDLEVRFPGLLHPLLQAAAQSEIHES, encoded by the coding sequence ATGAAAATTTTGCACCATCCTCAAGTGGAGGATATTGAACTTTCTTCCGTATTGTACGCTTTAAGTGATCCCATTCGTCTTGGGATCGTAACAGAAGCAGCCAGAAATGGTGAGCAGCCCTGCAGTCATTTTCGTGCACCTGTTGTGAAATCCACGATGTCACATCATATTCGGACCCTGCGAGAAGCCGGAGTCATTCGGGTGAGAGTGCAAGGTACACAGCATTTCCTGACGCTAAGATCCGAGGATCTGGAAGTGCGTTTTCCTGGTCTGTTGCATCCGTTGTTACAAGCGGCAGCTCAGTCTGAAATACATGAATCCTAA
- a CDS encoding YafY family protein gives MSNMHRIHWFDEQIRSGRFPNSSWLAREFEISRRQAQRDIEYMTISLRAPLVYIAKYRGYCYEDQTYRLPHLYMTEEEQRVLKYLAHRYRHYNYDQSDAVKRVAHLLERFTLEEQQTGSSQLPVFKADPQQLQFFEILSHAITESRKVHIHYRDHAGERQFTWCPLKMLSQFNADYVVGYEMDPLQQTAIRLEGMIHVQMTNETFQCQTDGLLGSWEEALPVRKPFVAEIRLREVRQTELWHGYRIREKQGQVHWIEFYDTDAFLQHLFISEWEELLSPMWLRRKFQQSAEGIIDRLAISARQT, from the coding sequence ATGAGTAATATGCATCGTATTCACTGGTTTGACGAGCAGATTCGGAGTGGACGTTTTCCGAACAGCAGCTGGCTTGCACGTGAATTTGAAATATCCCGGCGCCAGGCCCAGCGTGATATTGAATATATGACGATTTCTCTGCGTGCCCCTCTGGTGTATATCGCAAAATATCGGGGGTATTGTTACGAGGATCAGACCTACCGGCTGCCCCATTTATATATGACGGAAGAAGAACAGCGGGTGCTTAAGTATCTGGCGCATCGTTATCGGCATTACAATTATGATCAATCAGATGCGGTAAAGCGTGTGGCGCATTTACTGGAGCGTTTTACGCTCGAGGAACAGCAGACAGGAAGCAGTCAGCTTCCGGTGTTTAAAGCAGATCCGCAGCAGCTTCAGTTCTTTGAGATTTTGTCCCATGCGATTACCGAATCCCGCAAAGTACATATCCATTACAGAGATCATGCCGGAGAACGGCAATTTACCTGGTGTCCATTGAAGATGCTGTCCCAGTTCAACGCAGATTACGTGGTTGGTTATGAAATGGACCCTTTACAGCAAACGGCCATCCGGCTGGAGGGCATGATTCATGTGCAGATGACGAACGAGACGTTTCAGTGTCAGACAGACGGGTTGCTGGGTTCATGGGAAGAGGCGCTGCCTGTCCGTAAACCGTTTGTCGCTGAGATAAGACTGAGAGAAGTGCGGCAAACAGAGCTGTGGCATGGATATCGGATTCGAGAGAAGCAAGGTCAGGTTCACTGGATTGAATTTTATGATACGGATGCTTTCCTACAGCATTTGTTCATTAGCGAGTGGGAGGAACTGTTGTCTCCAATGTGGCTTAGACGAAAGTTTCAGCAAAGTGCTGAAGGAATAATCGACAGGCTTGCCATAAGCGCAAGGCAAACGTGA
- a CDS encoding BtrH N-terminal domain-containing protein, whose product MTEVVLDNLIMKRESKSYVDSLHAILTHAGLFQGSKYVLAGYTGMAFKLSVHRRLLPMSVTAYGQWGESHRPGIDNLGIFTIWDGGRTRHPTFGYYQRDAVNWVKRSLDAGIGVIYWLPEFGVIHGYDDCDRIFYVQDGWSKESQILLYDNFGLNFTGFWYCQVFGDQVHIPEQEKLLESLRLAIEDWDIPYRLLPDRNIISGRMAYDVWVQALRGEDYDASGAVYILESYCQSRTEIQMYLQDVRGIWPELDQAYACYEQLGALIIQMKGCMIQEHNRRIMQADATEKLAQVLLEAKALEEQAVDYFRLISSKYPDRKRNTVPRWGAHSAR is encoded by the coding sequence TTGACTGAAGTTGTGTTAGACAACCTGATCATGAAGCGGGAGTCCAAATCATATGTGGATAGCCTACACGCTATATTGACCCATGCGGGTCTGTTTCAGGGTTCCAAGTATGTGCTCGCTGGGTATACAGGTATGGCATTCAAACTTTCAGTGCATCGCAGACTACTGCCCATGTCGGTTACAGCCTATGGTCAATGGGGAGAATCTCATCGCCCTGGGATCGACAACTTGGGGATATTCACGATCTGGGATGGGGGACGGACACGTCATCCCACATTTGGGTATTACCAGCGGGATGCGGTGAATTGGGTGAAACGTAGCCTGGATGCAGGCATCGGGGTAATCTACTGGCTTCCGGAATTTGGCGTTATTCATGGGTATGATGACTGTGATCGCATCTTTTATGTGCAAGATGGTTGGAGCAAGGAATCACAGATTTTGTTGTATGACAATTTCGGATTAAACTTCACCGGGTTCTGGTATTGTCAGGTCTTTGGTGACCAGGTACATATCCCTGAACAAGAGAAGCTATTGGAATCATTGAGATTAGCAATTGAGGATTGGGATATCCCTTATCGTCTACTGCCTGATCGGAATATCATTTCGGGCAGAATGGCTTATGATGTGTGGGTGCAAGCCCTTCGGGGTGAAGATTACGATGCATCGGGTGCTGTGTATATTTTGGAATCCTATTGCCAGTCCCGAACTGAAATTCAGATGTATTTGCAGGATGTGCGGGGGATATGGCCCGAACTGGACCAAGCCTATGCATGTTATGAACAGCTTGGAGCATTGATTATACAGATGAAGGGATGCATGATTCAGGAACATAACAGAAGGATTATGCAGGCAGACGCCACAGAGAAGCTGGCACAGGTTTTATTGGAAGCGAAAGCATTGGAAGAGCAGGCTGTTGATTATTTTCGTTTGATCTCCTCGAAGTATCCTGATCGTAAACGCAACACTGTACCACGGTGGGGAGCACATTCAGCAAGGTAG
- a CDS encoding FAD-dependent monooxygenase has product MGDQEEIQLTQHYDIDVLIAGAGPTGSALAIDLLRRGLHVRLADKSPHAFQGSRAKGVQPRTQEVLGDFGVLEEAQSEGSIYPLAGFHIGPLTVPWRMQQQNKPTPSDPYPNILLLAQHRTDAILHRLLKRLGLTIEFNNGLEQFEQNADGVTVTLSSGEKVRSRYLVGADGGSSIVRKGAGIRFIGETTDSDRTLIVDGSIDKLSRNRWHMWPRTRGTFVGACPLPHSDQFQVMIRLAPDEKPNLDEASLAAQFHKLTGLRLHHITWSSVFRPNVRLAEHYRSGRVFIAGDAAHVHTPAGAQGLNTGIQDAYNLGWKIGQVIAGAPDRLLDSYEAERQPIAARVLSKSSELYASLDKNRLASLKRGDEERQLRLSYHGGPLASSEESATKNLHVGDRAPDAPCTGPSGERCLFDIYQGPHFTLLAFGPNAAKVLPKLNWPTSGAELHCYVVGTAHESNQNVLHDSSGKLTRTYGITSDTLVLIRPDGYIGSIITADWQTNFDNVARMLAPPQII; this is encoded by the coding sequence ATGGGTGATCAGGAGGAGATTCAACTGACCCAACATTACGATATTGACGTACTCATCGCTGGAGCTGGCCCGACTGGCTCCGCTCTTGCAATCGACCTGCTACGACGCGGCCTTCATGTTCGACTGGCTGACAAATCCCCTCACGCCTTTCAAGGCTCCCGTGCCAAGGGAGTTCAACCAAGAACCCAGGAGGTTTTGGGAGACTTCGGCGTGCTGGAAGAGGCTCAGTCAGAGGGAAGTATTTACCCGCTTGCGGGTTTTCATATTGGACCGTTAACTGTGCCTTGGCGCATGCAGCAGCAAAATAAACCAACACCGAGCGATCCGTATCCAAACATTCTCCTGTTGGCGCAACACCGAACGGATGCCATCTTACATCGCCTGCTCAAACGTCTCGGCTTAACCATTGAATTTAACAACGGGTTGGAGCAATTCGAACAGAATGCCGATGGAGTGACGGTGACTCTCTCTTCCGGGGAGAAGGTGCGCAGCAGATATCTCGTCGGAGCAGATGGAGGTTCGAGCATCGTTCGCAAAGGGGCAGGTATCCGATTTATTGGAGAGACTACCGACTCTGACCGCACACTCATCGTGGACGGCTCGATCGACAAACTGTCTCGCAATAGGTGGCATATGTGGCCACGCACACGTGGCACGTTTGTCGGAGCCTGCCCGCTGCCACACTCCGACCAGTTCCAAGTCATGATCAGGCTGGCACCAGATGAAAAGCCTAACCTTGACGAAGCCTCACTGGCCGCTCAATTCCACAAACTCACAGGTTTGCGTCTCCACCACATCACTTGGAGTTCGGTGTTTCGTCCCAACGTTCGGCTGGCTGAGCACTATCGGTCTGGTCGCGTCTTCATTGCAGGCGATGCTGCTCATGTGCACACCCCGGCCGGAGCACAGGGTCTCAATACGGGTATACAGGACGCCTATAACCTCGGTTGGAAAATAGGGCAGGTCATTGCTGGGGCACCCGATCGTCTGCTTGACAGCTACGAGGCTGAGCGTCAACCGATTGCCGCTCGTGTCCTCAGCAAATCCAGCGAGCTGTACGCCAGTCTAGATAAAAATCGCCTGGCTAGCCTCAAGCGTGGAGACGAGGAGCGACAGCTTAGACTTTCGTACCATGGTGGGCCGCTCGCATCTAGCGAAGAATCGGCTACAAAAAACCTTCATGTAGGTGACCGGGCGCCAGATGCTCCTTGCACCGGTCCTAGTGGGGAACGTTGTCTGTTCGACATCTATCAAGGGCCTCACTTCACTTTGCTTGCCTTTGGCCCTAACGCTGCCAAGGTACTCCCCAAGTTGAACTGGCCAACCAGCGGTGCCGAATTACACTGCTACGTCGTTGGTACCGCACACGAATCCAATCAGAACGTCCTCCATGACTCCAGCGGCAAATTGACCCGTACCTACGGCATTACCAGCGACACGCTGGTCCTGATTCGCCCAGATGGTTACATCGGGAGCATCATCACGGCCGATTGGCAGACAAACTTCGACAACGTAGCCAGAATGTTGGCCCCGCCGCAAATCATCTGA